The Phyllopteryx taeniolatus isolate TA_2022b chromosome 9, UOR_Ptae_1.2, whole genome shotgun sequence genome contains a region encoding:
- the myl9b gene encoding myosin regulatory light polypeptide 9b: protein MSSKRAKGKTTKKRPQRATSNVFAMFDQSQIQEFKEAFNMIDQNRDGFIDKEDLHDMLASLGKNPSDEYLEGMMSEAPGPINFTMFLTMFGERLNGTDPEDVIRNAFACFDEEGSGVIHEDHLRELLTTMGDRFTDEEVDELFREAPIDKKGNFNYAEFTRILKHGAKDKDDE from the exons ATGTCAAGCAAGCGTGCCAAGGGGAAGACGACCAAGAAGCGCCCCCAGAGGGCCACCTCCAATGTGTTCGCCATGTTTGACCagtctcagattcaggagttCAAAGAAGCCTTCAACATGATTGACCAGAACAGGGACGGCTTCATCGACAAGGAGGATCTGCATGACATGCTGGCCTCTTTGG GTAAAAACCCGTCAGATGAATACCTGGAGGGCATGATGAGCGAAGCACCGGGACCCATCAACTTCACCATGTTTCTCACCATGTTTGGAGAGAGGCTCAATGGCACCGACCCAGAGGACGTCATCCGCAACGCCTTCGCCTGCTTTGACGAGGAAGGGTCTG GTGTCATCCACGAGGACCATCTGAGGGAGCTGCTGACCACCATGGGCGACCGCTTCACGGACGAAGAGGTGGATGAGCTCTTCCGTGAGGCGCCCATTGACAAGAAGGGCAACTTCAACTACGCCGAGTTCACCCGCATCCTCAAACATGGCGCCAAAGACAAAGATGACGAATAG